Sequence from the Flavobacterium sp. J372 genome:
GTTCAACGGGCTCCAAAGACGGCACGCCCCGCGGATGTAAAAATAACGGCACCTGCGGTACCGACAGCTGCAACAAACTTACTGTATTTGACTGGCTTGCAAACATGAGCCTTCCCGGGGGACAAGCCCCTTTTGACTGTGTTGAAGTGCGCTTTAAAAACGGGCGAAAGGAATTTTACCGCAATACAGAAAAACTGACTTTAAGCATTGGCGACATCGTTGCTACCGAAGCTTCACCCGGCCACGACATTGGTATTGTGACACTTACGGGTGAACTGGTAAAAGTGCAGATGAAGAAAAAAGGCGTAAAAGATAACGCCGAGATACTGAAAATTTACCGCAAGGCTTCGCAGAAAGACATTGACATCTGGAGCAACGCCCGCAATAAAGAAGAGCCGATGAAGGTTGTGGCACGCGAAATTGCTATTCGCCTCAAACTTGAAATGAAAATAAGTGATATTGAATTTCAGGGAGATGGCTCTAAGGCTACCTTTTACTATACCGCTGAAGACAGGGTGGATTTCCGCCAGTTGATAAAGGATTTTGCGCGTGAATTTGGCACCAGGATAGAGATGAAACAAGTGGGTTTCCGCCAGGAAGCTTCACGTTTAGGCGGAATCGGGTCATGCGGACGCGAATTGTGCTGCTCTACCTGGCTTACAGATTTCCGCAGCGTAAATACAAGCGCGGCACGTTACCAGCAATTATCACTCAATCCGCAAAAGCTTGCAGGACAATGCGGTAAACTAAAGTGCTGCCTTAATTATGAACTTGATACGTACCTGGATGCACTGAAAGGGCTTCCGGATATGGATACCAAACTTTACACCGAAAAAGGTGATGCCATCTGCCAGAAAATTGACATTTTTAAAGGGCATATGTGGTTTGCCTATACCAATAATATGGCGCATTGGCACATGATAAAGGCCGACCAGGTGAAAGAGATAATGGCAGTAAACAAGCAAAAAGAGCGTGTTGCTGCACTTGAAGATTATGTAGAAGAGGTTGTAGTTGCCACAGAAGAGAAAACCTACCAGAATGTTGTAGGCCAGGACAGCCTAACGCGTTTTGACAAGCCAAAGCAGAAAAACAGGAAGAAGCCGAATAAAGGCGGTGACAGAAAAGAAGGCGGAAATACGCCTAACAACCGCGACAACAGGGAAAAACGCCCTGATAACCGTGAAAACAGGCCAAATCGTGAGAATCGTGAAAAGCGCGGTGACAGGCCAGGCAATGAACAAAACCGTGATGCTGCAGGTAACAATCAGCCTGGCCCGAATAAGCAGAGCATAAGTGCTGAAGGTGGCGAAAACCGTGAAAAGCGCAACAAAAACAGGAATAAAAACCGAAACAAAAATAATAAACCTACAGACCAGAAAGATGCGCCTAAAGAGTAGCTTCATTTTTTTAGCGGCTTTGCCAATGCTTATTTCCTGTGATGATAAGCAGGTTTTTGATGAGTATAAATCCATAAGCGGCGGCACATGGAACAAAGACAGCATTGTAGGTTTTGATGTTGAGATGACTGATACCGTTGCACGCTACAACCTGTTTGTGAACGTGCGCAACAACAACAGTTACCCATACAATAACCTTTACCTTATTGTAGAAATGATGCAGCCGGGCACAAATCTTGCTAAGGTTGATACGCTGCAGTACCAGATGGCGAACCCCGACGGTACGCTAATGGGCGAAGGCTTTACGGATATTAAAGAAAATAAGCTTTGGTACAAAGAAAATGTAACATTCCCAAAACCCGGCAAATATAGGTTTAACATACAGCAGGCGGTGCGACAGAGCGGTAAAATTGGCGGCGTGCAGGAGCTTGACGGCATTACAGACATAGGTTTCAGGATAGAAACGGCAAAATAAATATGGCAAATAATACAGCACACAATCAGGATTATTCACATTACGTCAGGAAATTCTGGAAGATTTTCATAGTAGGCTTCCTCTCAATTATCGTTTTCTTCCTTTTGGCTTCATGGGGCGTTTTCGGTAGAATGCCGAGCTTTGACCAGCTTGAAAATCCGGACAGCAATACTGCTACCGAAATCATCTCAAGCGATGGCGTTACCATAGGTAAGTTTTATCTCGAAAACCGCACACCGGTAAAGTATGCCGACCTGCCGAAACACCTTGTAGATGCACTGGTTGCTACTGAAGATGAGCGTTTTTATGACCATTCTGGCATCGACACAAAAGGTACGCTGAGGGCCGCATCAACATTGGGTAAGAGCGGCGGTGCAAGTACCATAACCCAGCAATTGGCCAAGAACCTTTTCCATGGCGAAGGCTCCAAGTTCTTTCTGTTTCGTATTGTGCAGAAAGCCAAGGAATGGATCATTGCCACGCGCCTTGAACGCCAATACACCAAGCAGGAAATCATTGCGATGTACCTCAACACGGTAGATTTTGTAAACAATGCAGTAGGTATTCGTTCGGCAGCTAAAACGTACTTCGGTAAAGAACCGAAAGAGCTTACTGTTGATGAGGCAGCCGTATTTGTAGGCATGCTGAAGAACCCGTACTATCTTAACCCGAAAACTTTCCCGAAAGATTCTAAAAACCGACGGAATACGGTACTGGGCCAGATGGAAAAGAACGGTTTTATTACTCAGGCGCAGAAGAAAGCGTTTGAAAGTAAGCCAATTGTACTGAAATTCTCTCCTGAAAGCCATAAAGAAGGTATCGCCACTTACTTCCGTGAATACCTGCGTGATTTCATGAAAAAATGGGTGAAAGAGAACCTTAAGGAAGATGGCTCTGAATATGACATCTACAGAGATGGCCTTAAAATATATGTAACAATAGATTCAAAAATGCAGCAATATGCTGAAGAAGCTGTTGATGCGCATCTTGCAAATCTTCAGGAAGAGTTTTTCATCCAGCAAAAGAAAAACAAAAACGCACCATTTATAAATATTTCTGATGCCGAAACCCAAAAAATACTTGCCCGCTCTATGAAAAATAGTGAGCGCTGGCGTATTATGAACGAGAAAGGTTTCAGTGAGGAAGATATAACAGCGTCTTTCAACAAAAAAACGAAAATGAGGGTATTTACCTGGAAAGGCGAAAAAGACACGCTTATGACACCTATGGATTCCATCAGGTATTACAAGCACTTCCTTCAAACGGGCGTAATGTCTATGGAACCGCAAACAGGCTACGTGAAAGCCTGGGTTGGCGGCATCAATTACAAGCATTTCCAGTATGATCACGTAGCGCAGGGCGCAAGGCAGGTAGGTTCAACATTTAAGCCGTTTGTATATGCAACCGCTATTGAGCAGCTGCATATGTCGCCATGCGATTCGATTATTGACGGGCCTTTCTCTATGCCAAAAGGCAAATACGGTATAGATGCCGACTGGCACCCGCAAAACAGCAACGGGCAGTTCCGCGGCATGGTAACGCTTAAATCGGCCCTTGCCCACTCCATTAACACTGTTTCAGCCAAACTGATTGATAAAGTTGGCCCCAAAGCGGTGGTTGACATGACAAAAAACCTTGGTGTTAATTCAAATATACCTGAACAGCCGGCCATTGCACTGGGCGCGGTTGAAATTACCGTAAGCGACATGGTTGCTGCATACAGCACCTTTGCCAACCAGGGAATGTATGTAAAACCTGTGGTTATTAAAAAAATTGAAGATAAAAAAGGTACAACACTGTACCAGAATGTGCCTGAAACAAAAGAAGTACTGAGCAAAGACATTGCATACGCTGTAATAAAGCTTCTTGAAGGCGTTACCGAAAGCGGTAGCGGCGCGCGCCTTAAGTGGGGCGGCGGAGGCGGCTCTGGCTACAACCGTATGACAGGTTATCCTTATGCCATAACCAATCCTATTGCAGGTAAAACAGGTACTACGCAAAACCAGAGCGACGGCTGGTTTGTGGGTATGGTTCCCAATCTTGCAACCGGCGTCTGGGTAGGTAATGAAGACCGCTCGGCACACTTTAAGAGCCTGCTGTATGGCCAGGGGGCTACAATGGCTTTGCCGATATGGGGCATTTATATGCGTAAGATTTATGATGATGATACTATGGTGTATAAGGTTTCGGAGAAGCCATTTGAGCGCCCGGCAAACCTGTCTATAAAAGTAGATTGCTGGAAGCCGCCTGTGGTAAAAGACTCAACTGCTGTGGATAGTACCGCCATTGACGACGAATTTGATTTTTAATAGGAGACGCCCTTACAAGAGGGCGTTTTTTTATATATTTATGCGCAGAAATTAAAATAATTTGTATGATTAATAAAAAAGTACAAAATGTGCAGGAAGCGCTGCACGATATAAAAGATGGCATGACCATTATGCTTGGCGGTTTCGGGCTTTGCGGAATACCTGAGAATAGTATTGCCGAGCTTGTAAATATGGGCGTGACTGATCTTACC
This genomic interval carries:
- the ricT gene encoding regulatory iron-sulfur-containing complex subunit RicT, coding for MACTNCSTGSKDGTPRGCKNNGTCGTDSCNKLTVFDWLANMSLPGGQAPFDCVEVRFKNGRKEFYRNTEKLTLSIGDIVATEASPGHDIGIVTLTGELVKVQMKKKGVKDNAEILKIYRKASQKDIDIWSNARNKEEPMKVVAREIAIRLKLEMKISDIEFQGDGSKATFYYTAEDRVDFRQLIKDFAREFGTRIEMKQVGFRQEASRLGGIGSCGRELCCSTWLTDFRSVNTSAARYQQLSLNPQKLAGQCGKLKCCLNYELDTYLDALKGLPDMDTKLYTEKGDAICQKIDIFKGHMWFAYTNNMAHWHMIKADQVKEIMAVNKQKERVAALEDYVEEVVVATEEKTYQNVVGQDSLTRFDKPKQKNRKKPNKGGDRKEGGNTPNNRDNREKRPDNRENRPNRENREKRGDRPGNEQNRDAAGNNQPGPNKQSISAEGGENREKRNKNRNKNRNKNNKPTDQKDAPKE
- a CDS encoding gliding motility lipoprotein GldH gives rise to the protein MRLKSSFIFLAALPMLISCDDKQVFDEYKSISGGTWNKDSIVGFDVEMTDTVARYNLFVNVRNNNSYPYNNLYLIVEMMQPGTNLAKVDTLQYQMANPDGTLMGEGFTDIKENKLWYKENVTFPKPGKYRFNIQQAVRQSGKIGGVQELDGITDIGFRIETAK
- a CDS encoding penicillin-binding protein 1A encodes the protein MANNTAHNQDYSHYVRKFWKIFIVGFLSIIVFFLLASWGVFGRMPSFDQLENPDSNTATEIISSDGVTIGKFYLENRTPVKYADLPKHLVDALVATEDERFYDHSGIDTKGTLRAASTLGKSGGASTITQQLAKNLFHGEGSKFFLFRIVQKAKEWIIATRLERQYTKQEIIAMYLNTVDFVNNAVGIRSAAKTYFGKEPKELTVDEAAVFVGMLKNPYYLNPKTFPKDSKNRRNTVLGQMEKNGFITQAQKKAFESKPIVLKFSPESHKEGIATYFREYLRDFMKKWVKENLKEDGSEYDIYRDGLKIYVTIDSKMQQYAEEAVDAHLANLQEEFFIQQKKNKNAPFINISDAETQKILARSMKNSERWRIMNEKGFSEEDITASFNKKTKMRVFTWKGEKDTLMTPMDSIRYYKHFLQTGVMSMEPQTGYVKAWVGGINYKHFQYDHVAQGARQVGSTFKPFVYATAIEQLHMSPCDSIIDGPFSMPKGKYGIDADWHPQNSNGQFRGMVTLKSALAHSINTVSAKLIDKVGPKAVVDMTKNLGVNSNIPEQPAIALGAVEITVSDMVAAYSTFANQGMYVKPVVIKKIEDKKGTTLYQNVPETKEVLSKDIAYAVIKLLEGVTESGSGARLKWGGGGGSGYNRMTGYPYAITNPIAGKTGTTQNQSDGWFVGMVPNLATGVWVGNEDRSAHFKSLLYGQGATMALPIWGIYMRKIYDDDTMVYKVSEKPFERPANLSIKVDCWKPPVVKDSTAVDSTAIDDEFDF